A genomic segment from Geitlerinema sp. PCC 7407 encodes:
- a CDS encoding histidine triad nucleotide-binding protein gives MSDTLFSKIVRREIPADIIYEDNLALAFRDINPQAPVHILVIPKDPIPTLADTESHNHALLGHLLLTVKRVAEQEGLENGYRVVINTGQDGGQTVYHLHLHILGGRQMQWPPG, from the coding sequence ATGAGTGACACCCTCTTTAGCAAAATCGTCCGGCGCGAGATTCCCGCCGACATCATCTACGAAGACAACCTCGCCCTCGCCTTCCGAGACATCAATCCCCAGGCGCCCGTCCACATCCTGGTCATCCCCAAAGACCCCATCCCCACCCTGGCCGACACCGAATCTCACAATCACGCTCTCCTCGGCCATTTGTTACTGACTGTAAAGCGAGTCGCAGAGCAAGAAGGTCTCGAAAACGGCTATCGGGTCGTGATTAACACCGGTCAAGACGGTGGCCAAACCGTTTATCATCTTCATCTTCACATCCTCGGCGGGCGCCAAATGCAGTGGCCGCCAGGCTAG